The Rhododendron vialii isolate Sample 1 chromosome 5a, ASM3025357v1 genome contains a region encoding:
- the LOC131325926 gene encoding hexokinase-1-like: MYLGEILRRVLCRMADEAAFFGVTVPPKLKIPPILRSPDMSAMHHNNSSDLKVVGSQLKNILEISNTSLKTRKVIVELCEII; this comes from the exons ATGTATTTGGGAGAAATTTTACGCAGGGTTCTATGCAGAATGGCAGATGAAGCTGCCTTCTTTGGCGTTACCGTTCCCCCAAAACTGAAGATTCCACCTATATTGAG GTCCCCTGATATGTCTGCAATGCACCATAATAATTCTTCTGATCTCAAAGTGGTTGGGAGCCAGTTAAAGAATATCCTAGAG ATATCCAACACCTCTCTGAAAACAAGAAAAGTCATAGTGGAGCTATGTGAAATAATCTAA
- the LOC131325927 gene encoding uncharacterized protein LOC131325927 isoform X7 yields the protein MALQVMTLLFPANLFPPFLKSDRGCFDQTRLKLSSQLRHEGLGSSCAVRMVNTGGNEDTGRSVHGLQHQQKGIKLELRNVSTTMLLQKTCRPPYLPDLVELSVA from the exons ATGGCCCTACAG GTGATGACTCTCCTGTTTCCAGCAAATCTCTTCCCTCCTTTTTTGAAGTCCGATCGTGGGTGTTTTGATCAAACACGCTTG AAGTTATCGTCTCAGCTTCGACATGAAGGCCTTGGAAGCTCGTGTGCAGTCAGGATGGTGAACACCGGTGGCA ATGAAGACACCGGCAGATCTGTGCATGGATTACAACATCAACAGAAAGGCATAAAACTTGAACTGAGAAATGTCTCCACAACAATGTTGCTTCAAAAAACATGCAGACCTCCTTATCTTCCTGACCTCGTTGAGCTGTCTGTTGCTTAA
- the LOC131325927 gene encoding uncharacterized protein LOC131325927 isoform X2, with protein sequence MALQVMTLLFPANLFPPFLKSDRGCFDQTRLLSSQLRHEGLGSSCAVRMVNTGGRNQCGVARSELICTTECGECGAARSEHIRPSACGVARSEHIRPSACGVARSDHIRPSTSGVAHSDHIRPSASGVAHSDHIRPSACGVACSELIRTCACGAACSEHIRLSACGVARCDHICPSAYGVACSKLIRTCAACGAACSELIHTSAVEGRCAMCDHTGSGFCETCGIRIF encoded by the exons ATGGCCCTACAG GTGATGACTCTCCTGTTTCCAGCAAATCTCTTCCCTCCTTTTTTGAAGTCCGATCGTGGGTGTTTTGATCAAACACGCTTG TTATCGTCTCAGCTTCGACATGAAGGCCTTGGAAGCTCGTGTGCAGTCAGGATGGTGAACACCGGTGGCA GGAATCAATGTGGTGTTGCTCGTAGCGAACTTATTTGCACCACCGAATGTGGTGAATGTGGTGCTGCTCGTAGCGAACATATTCGTCCTAGCGCATGTGGTGTTGCTCGTAGCGAACATATTCGTCCTAGCGCATGTGGTGTTGCTCGTAGCGACCATATTCGTCCTAGCACAAGTGGTGTTGCTCATAGTGACCATATTCGTCCTAGCGCAAGTGGTGTTGCTCATAGTGACCATATTCGTCCTAGCGCATGTGGTGTTGCTTGTAGCGAACTTATTCGTACTTGCGCATGTGGTGCTGCTTGTAGCGAACATATTCGTCTTAGCGCATGTGGTGTTGCTCGTTGTGACCATATTTGTCCTAGCGCATATGGTGTTGCTTGTAGCAAACTTATTCGTACTTGCGCAGCATGTGGTGCTGCTTGTAGCGAACTTATTCATACTAGCGCTGTTGAAGGAAGGTGTGCAATGTGTGACCACACGGGATCCGGGTTTTGTGAAACATGCGGGATTCGGATTTTCTGA
- the LOC131325927 gene encoding uncharacterized protein LOC131325927 isoform X5, which translates to MALQVMTLLFPANLFPPFLKSDRGCFDQTRLLSSQLRHEGLGSSCAVRMVNTGGSDACGVARSEHIRPSACGVARSDHIRPSTSGVAHSDHIRPSASGVAHSDHIRPSACGVACSELIRTCACGAACSEHIRLSACGVARCDHICPSAYGVACSKLIRTCAACGAACSELIHTSAVEGRCAMCDHTGSGFCETCGIRIF; encoded by the exons ATGGCCCTACAG GTGATGACTCTCCTGTTTCCAGCAAATCTCTTCCCTCCTTTTTTGAAGTCCGATCGTGGGTGTTTTGATCAAACACGCTTG TTATCGTCTCAGCTTCGACATGAAGGCCTTGGAAGCTCGTGTGCAGTCAGGATGGTGAACACCGGTGGCAGTGA CGCATGTGGTGTTGCTCGTAGCGAACATATTCGTCCTAGCGCATGTGGTGTTGCTCGTAGCGACCATATTCGTCCTAGCACAAGTGGTGTTGCTCATAGTGACCATATTCGTCCTAGCGCAAGTGGTGTTGCTCATAGTGACCATATTCGTCCTAGCGCATGTGGTGTTGCTTGTAGCGAACTTATTCGTACTTGCGCATGTGGTGCTGCTTGTAGCGAACATATTCGTCTTAGCGCATGTGGTGTTGCTCGTTGTGACCATATTTGTCCTAGCGCATATGGTGTTGCTTGTAGCAAACTTATTCGTACTTGCGCAGCATGTGGTGCTGCTTGTAGCGAACTTATTCATACTAGCGCTGTTGAAGGAAGGTGTGCAATGTGTGACCACACGGGATCCGGGTTTTGTGAAACATGCGGGATTCGGATTTTCTGA
- the LOC131325927 gene encoding uncharacterized protein LOC131325927 isoform X6 produces MALQVMTLLFPANLFPPFLKSDRGCFDQTRLLRHEGLGSSCAVRMVNTGGSDACGVARSEHIRPSACGVARSDHIRPSTSGVAHSDHIRPSASGVAHSDHIRPSACGVACSELIRTCACGAACSEHIRLSACGVARCDHICPSAYGVACSKLIRTCAACGAACSELIHTSAVEGRCAMCDHTGSGFCETCGIRIF; encoded by the exons ATGGCCCTACAG GTGATGACTCTCCTGTTTCCAGCAAATCTCTTCCCTCCTTTTTTGAAGTCCGATCGTGGGTGTTTTGATCAAACACGCTTG CTTCGACATGAAGGCCTTGGAAGCTCGTGTGCAGTCAGGATGGTGAACACCGGTGGCAGTGA CGCATGTGGTGTTGCTCGTAGCGAACATATTCGTCCTAGCGCATGTGGTGTTGCTCGTAGCGACCATATTCGTCCTAGCACAAGTGGTGTTGCTCATAGTGACCATATTCGTCCTAGCGCAAGTGGTGTTGCTCATAGTGACCATATTCGTCCTAGCGCATGTGGTGTTGCTTGTAGCGAACTTATTCGTACTTGCGCATGTGGTGCTGCTTGTAGCGAACATATTCGTCTTAGCGCATGTGGTGTTGCTCGTTGTGACCATATTTGTCCTAGCGCATATGGTGTTGCTTGTAGCAAACTTATTCGTACTTGCGCAGCATGTGGTGCTGCTTGTAGCGAACTTATTCATACTAGCGCTGTTGAAGGAAGGTGTGCAATGTGTGACCACACGGGATCCGGGTTTTGTGAAACATGCGGGATTCGGATTTTCTGA
- the LOC131325927 gene encoding uncharacterized protein LOC131325927 isoform X4, which translates to MALQVMTLLFPANLFPPFLKSDRGCFDQTRLKLSSQLRHEGLGSSCAVRMVNTGGSDACGVARSEHIRPSACGVARSDHIRPSTSGVAHSDHIRPSASGVAHSDHIRPSACGVACSELIRTCACGAACSEHIRLSACGVARCDHICPSAYGVACSKLIRTCAACGAACSELIHTSAVEGRCAMCDHTGSGFCETCGIRIF; encoded by the exons ATGGCCCTACAG GTGATGACTCTCCTGTTTCCAGCAAATCTCTTCCCTCCTTTTTTGAAGTCCGATCGTGGGTGTTTTGATCAAACACGCTTG AAGTTATCGTCTCAGCTTCGACATGAAGGCCTTGGAAGCTCGTGTGCAGTCAGGATGGTGAACACCGGTGGCAGTGA CGCATGTGGTGTTGCTCGTAGCGAACATATTCGTCCTAGCGCATGTGGTGTTGCTCGTAGCGACCATATTCGTCCTAGCACAAGTGGTGTTGCTCATAGTGACCATATTCGTCCTAGCGCAAGTGGTGTTGCTCATAGTGACCATATTCGTCCTAGCGCATGTGGTGTTGCTTGTAGCGAACTTATTCGTACTTGCGCATGTGGTGCTGCTTGTAGCGAACATATTCGTCTTAGCGCATGTGGTGTTGCTCGTTGTGACCATATTTGTCCTAGCGCATATGGTGTTGCTTGTAGCAAACTTATTCGTACTTGCGCAGCATGTGGTGCTGCTTGTAGCGAACTTATTCATACTAGCGCTGTTGAAGGAAGGTGTGCAATGTGTGACCACACGGGATCCGGGTTTTGTGAAACATGCGGGATTCGGATTTTCTGA
- the LOC131325927 gene encoding uncharacterized protein LOC131325927 isoform X3, which yields MALQVMTLLFPANLFPPFLKSDRGCFDQTRLLRHEGLGSSCAVRMVNTGGRNQCGVARSELICTTECGECGAARSEHIRPSACGVARSEHIRPSACGVARSDHIRPSTSGVAHSDHIRPSASGVAHSDHIRPSACGVACSELIRTCACGAACSEHIRLSACGVARCDHICPSAYGVACSKLIRTCAACGAACSELIHTSAVEGRCAMCDHTGSGFCETCGIRIF from the exons ATGGCCCTACAG GTGATGACTCTCCTGTTTCCAGCAAATCTCTTCCCTCCTTTTTTGAAGTCCGATCGTGGGTGTTTTGATCAAACACGCTTG CTTCGACATGAAGGCCTTGGAAGCTCGTGTGCAGTCAGGATGGTGAACACCGGTGGCA GGAATCAATGTGGTGTTGCTCGTAGCGAACTTATTTGCACCACCGAATGTGGTGAATGTGGTGCTGCTCGTAGCGAACATATTCGTCCTAGCGCATGTGGTGTTGCTCGTAGCGAACATATTCGTCCTAGCGCATGTGGTGTTGCTCGTAGCGACCATATTCGTCCTAGCACAAGTGGTGTTGCTCATAGTGACCATATTCGTCCTAGCGCAAGTGGTGTTGCTCATAGTGACCATATTCGTCCTAGCGCATGTGGTGTTGCTTGTAGCGAACTTATTCGTACTTGCGCATGTGGTGCTGCTTGTAGCGAACATATTCGTCTTAGCGCATGTGGTGTTGCTCGTTGTGACCATATTTGTCCTAGCGCATATGGTGTTGCTTGTAGCAAACTTATTCGTACTTGCGCAGCATGTGGTGCTGCTTGTAGCGAACTTATTCATACTAGCGCTGTTGAAGGAAGGTGTGCAATGTGTGACCACACGGGATCCGGGTTTTGTGAAACATGCGGGATTCGGATTTTCTGA
- the LOC131325927 gene encoding uncharacterized protein LOC131325927 isoform X1 — protein MALQVMTLLFPANLFPPFLKSDRGCFDQTRLKLSSQLRHEGLGSSCAVRMVNTGGRNQCGVARSELICTTECGECGAARSEHIRPSACGVARSEHIRPSACGVARSDHIRPSTSGVAHSDHIRPSASGVAHSDHIRPSACGVACSELIRTCACGAACSEHIRLSACGVARCDHICPSAYGVACSKLIRTCAACGAACSELIHTSAVEGRCAMCDHTGSGFCETCGIRIF, from the exons ATGGCCCTACAG GTGATGACTCTCCTGTTTCCAGCAAATCTCTTCCCTCCTTTTTTGAAGTCCGATCGTGGGTGTTTTGATCAAACACGCTTG AAGTTATCGTCTCAGCTTCGACATGAAGGCCTTGGAAGCTCGTGTGCAGTCAGGATGGTGAACACCGGTGGCA GGAATCAATGTGGTGTTGCTCGTAGCGAACTTATTTGCACCACCGAATGTGGTGAATGTGGTGCTGCTCGTAGCGAACATATTCGTCCTAGCGCATGTGGTGTTGCTCGTAGCGAACATATTCGTCCTAGCGCATGTGGTGTTGCTCGTAGCGACCATATTCGTCCTAGCACAAGTGGTGTTGCTCATAGTGACCATATTCGTCCTAGCGCAAGTGGTGTTGCTCATAGTGACCATATTCGTCCTAGCGCATGTGGTGTTGCTTGTAGCGAACTTATTCGTACTTGCGCATGTGGTGCTGCTTGTAGCGAACATATTCGTCTTAGCGCATGTGGTGTTGCTCGTTGTGACCATATTTGTCCTAGCGCATATGGTGTTGCTTGTAGCAAACTTATTCGTACTTGCGCAGCATGTGGTGCTGCTTGTAGCGAACTTATTCATACTAGCGCTGTTGAAGGAAGGTGTGCAATGTGTGACCACACGGGATCCGGGTTTTGTGAAACATGCGGGATTCGGATTTTCTGA